In the genome of Raphanus sativus cultivar WK10039 chromosome 4, ASM80110v3, whole genome shotgun sequence, one region contains:
- the LOC108831326 gene encoding serine/threonine-protein kinase ZRK1-like, which yields MDGRSYAIKRFPFAMCEEEHAYNDIVLSARVRSHGGFLKLIGCCLEFRYPVLVFEDLEYRALNIRGSLGSLDAQVVLPWNVRLKIAKEVAIAITYLHTAFPRIIIHRDIKPMNVFLDKNGTAKLTDLSLAVTLPEGTEIP from the exons ATGGATGGCAGATCTTACGCGATCAAGAGATTTCCATTTGCAATGTGTGAAGAAGAGCATGCTTACAACGATATTGTCTTGTCTGCTCGGGTACGTAGTCACGGCGGTTTCCTGAAACTCATTGGTTGTTGTCTCGAATTTCGTTATCCCGTGTTGGTATTTGAAGACCTAGAATATAGAGCCTTGAACATTCGAGGAAGTCTTGGTAGCTTAGATGCGCAGGTGGTGCTGCCTTGGAATGTACGACTTAAGATTGCAAAAGAGGTTGCGATTGCTATAACTTATCTTCACACTGCTTTCCCTAGAATCATCATACACCGAGATATCAAGCCGATGAATGTTTTCTTGGATAAAAACGGAACTGCTAAGCTCACTGATTTGTCACTTGCCGTGACACTCCCTGAGG GAACTGAGATTCCataa
- the LOC108831329 gene encoding serine/threonine-protein kinase ZRK1-like, whose product MRCWRRKKKKEKEKEKEKGRKCFLKNGSTFLEQLIADCNGISNPIRMFSSDQIFKATDHFDPTCSLLVDPSGSIWYEGAINGRSYSIKKFTVTGQVVGGEEERTSYNDIVLSARVSNHIGFFKLIGCCLEFPLPVMVFEDLEYRALNVRGSLGSEDAPLLPWSVRLKIAKEVAVAITYLHTAFPRIIIHRDIKPRNVFLGKNGTAKLTDFSLAVTLPEGKSWSEEDGVIGTYGYADPIYCSTGILTEYSDVYSFGILMLVLLMGKRPNIINNNRYSTSLLEHVKDLKERGEPVEFGGDSNNMRPGQMNMFLDLALRCCEERNEDRPKMIFVAKQIKLIEQASVRLSLTQRRWSAGEGRRRRARRENASSKTEACFLRNSSPTVTAYRTLSECSLPIKYPRPPITSIPSVIFLRF is encoded by the exons ATGAGATgctggagaagaaagaagaagaaggagaaggagaaggagaaggagaaggggAGAAAGTGTTTCCTGAAAAACGGAAGCACGTTTCTTGAGCAACTCATCGCGGACTGTAACGGCATATCAAACCCTATCCGTATGTTCTCTTCCGATCAAATTTTCAAGGCCACAGATCACTTCGATCCCACGTGTTCTCTCCTTGTTGATCCATCAGGGTCCATCTGGTACGAGGGCGCCATCAATGGCAGATCTTACTCGATCAAGAAATTTACAGTTACAGGCCAAGTGGTCggtggagaagaagagagaacttCTTACAACGATATTGTGTTATCTGCACGGGTAAGCAATCACATTGGTTTCTTCAAACTCATTGGTTGTTGTCTCGAGTTTCCTCTTCCGGTGATGGTATTTGAAGACCTAGAATATAGAGCTTTAAATGTTCGAGGAAGTCTTGGTTCGGAGGACGCACCTCTGTTGCCTTGGAGTGTACGTTTGAAGATTGCAAAGGAAGTTGCGGTTGCTATAACTTACCTTCACACTGCTTTCCCTAGAATCATTATACACCGAGATATCAAGCCTAGGAATGTTTTCTTGGGTAAAAACGGGACTGCTAAGCTCACTGATTTCTCGCTTGCCGTTACACTCCCTGAGGGTAAGTCGTGGAGTGAAGAAGATGGGGTGATTGGAACTTACGGATACGCAGATCCTATTTATTGCTCGACGGGCATACTGACTGAATATTCAGATGTGTACAGTTTTGGAATCCTTATGTTGGTTCTTCTTATGGGGAAACGaccaaatattataaataataatcgTTATTCTACGTCCCTTCTTGAACATGTGAAGGATCTGAAGGAGAGAGGAGAACCTGTTGAGTTCGGGGGTGATTCCAACAACATGAGGCCTGGTCAGATGAATATGTTTCTCGACCTGGCATTAAGATGCTGCGAGGAGAGGAATGAAGACAGGCCAAAGATGATCTTTGTTGCAAAACAGATTAAGCTTATAGAACAAGCATCA GttcgtctctctctcacacaacGGCGATGGAGTGctggagaaggaagaaggagaagggcAAGGCGAGAGAATGCTTCCTCGAAAACGGAAGCATGTTTCTTGAGAAACTCATCGCCGACTGTAACGGCATATCGAACCCTATCCGAATGTTCTCTTCCCATCAAATATCCAAGGCCACCAATCACTTCGATCCCAAGTGTTATCTTCCTGCGGTTCTAG
- the LOC108831330 gene encoding serine/threonine-protein kinase ZRK1-like yields the protein MDFWRRKKEKGKARRCFLENGNMFLEQLIADCNGISNPIRMFSSDQISKDTNHFDPKYSLPRNSSWFRLYKCVIEGRSYVIKRFIEPVMGEEEHAYNDIVLSARVSNHSGFLKLVGCCLEFSHPVLLFEDLEYTSLNWIGSVGSEDGPLLPWNVRLKIAKEVATAITYLHTAFPRITIHRDIKATHVFMGKNGTAKLTDFSLAVTLPEGKSWIEDTLSGTVGYIDPIYQSTSIVTEYADVYSFGIFMLVLLIGREPKMDGPDHYHIHSFVKDLKERGEAVELGGDSKDMRPGQMKMFLDLALRCCEERNEDRPKMILVAKQIKLIEQASFEDDQIEISPR from the coding sequence ATGGATTTctggagaaggaagaaggagaagggcAAGGCAAGAAGGTGTTTCCTCGAAAACGGAAACATGTTTCTTGAGCAACTCATCGCCGACTGTAACGGCATATCAAACCCTATCCGAATGTTCTCTTCCGATCAAATCTCCAAAGACACCAATCACTTCGATCCCAAGTATTCACTCCCTCGTAATTCATCATGGTTCAGATTGTACAAGTGCGTCATCGAGGGCAGATCTTACGTGATCAAGAGATTTATAGAGCCAGTGATGGGAGAAGAAGAGCATGCTTACAACGATATTGTCTTGTCTGCACGGGTAAGCAATCACAGTGGTTTCCTCAAACTCGTGGGATGTTGCCTCGAATTTTCTCATCCGGTGTTGTTATTTGAAGACCTAGAATATACATCTTTGAACTGGATAGGAAGTGTTGGTTCCGAGGACGGGCCGCTGCTGCCTTGGAATGTACGTTTGAAGATCGCTAAGGAGGTTGCGACTGCTATAACTTATCTTCACACTGCTTTCCCTAGAATCACTATTCACAGAGATATCAAGGCTACGCATGTTTTCATGGGTAAAAACGGGACTGCTAAGCTCACTGATTTCTCCCTTGCTGTAACACTCCCTGAGGGTAAGTCGTGGATTGAAGATACATTGAGTGGAACTGTCGGATATATAGATCCTATTTATCAGTCGACGAGCATAGTGACAGAATACGCAGATGTGTATAGTTTTGGAATCTTTATGTTGGTTCTTCTCATCGGAAGGGAACCAAAAATGGATGGACCAGATCATTATCATATTCATAGTTTTGTGAAGGATCTGAAGGAGAGAGGAGAAGCTGTTGAGCTCGGGGGTGATTCGAAGGACATGAGGCCTGGTCAGATGAAAATGTTTCTCGACCTGGCATTAAGATGCTGCGAGGAGAGGAATGAAGACAGGCCAAAGATGATCTTGGTTGCAAAACAGATTAAGCTTATAGAACAAGCATCATTTGAGGATGATCAGATTGAGATTAGTCCAAGATGA
- the LOC130511407 gene encoding uncharacterized protein LOC130511407 has translation MEELGLPEQLYQTGYEPTGRKRINNYFNLRWIEVIKESLTVAQQEMLAESQFRQIMQMGSHTFSVMFAHQLLARQLVTRKKYELWWRFAGKPIRYGIGDFALVTGLNCGIPPSTGDGSQAAEDKITPEWIVQRLAQKDKWKDEETKLRLSLLLLVEGILCPTSGCTQIRPEVVEMLADLQKFLDYPWGRESFVLTVSSAKPRSASQYAQDTLAIQGFAHAIVLVTICCCPQIIVDSRAAEELLDDSLPVEDIIDGVCARSVRINVVTVQTMETIGMANVRSLLCEGSDIPPFPDEVDDFEVGNLLALIREDFPFELNTWRGGVKATDARQGRGVGGRSGIEGEDGVADDRNDTTQNLNNPQREGRDVDRIARAAADAVVAQAMPMFEGYAVNIKSHVLREISMFKETIGGEMKLVNRELGEFRKLLIPQSAGRTTMYQETRRASPRSRDGDGETSNPPNVSDELREDATAGCGNQGIVNDDGTPTETEAAQQGNGGDGTSGKEKATDVLSDCLHPDDAVNMVLDSLRVEGDVEPEGISREEVSPVRSAETEVAPSADISTDPLPEEVTPTKVAPSPDIPTQAVQQDVTPIEPVTDVCDQEANPTEVDIASLNEQHRESACVDATGETPQTPMAGCLGSSSSQLDQRNIGADVVGEQPQQPEVTNHEKRVSKRPRIATVRYTPEEDAAKKVKGNQKKKKNVAPRGKGRKTKEENIVETGNVPVADNNPPPFLTTAGPIGPLIGGFSPVPGLNGFRLAAFTTHIILQRDYTLGNGLVVPNTVFRDFFQSLSPQTVQAADMVVSFIRKRVRDAGVTTYDFLPASFLISLRLEYGQFSLVNNIAKFSFSSCFGKDGMPAMRWESSVNVLYCPFQLDGRHWVGVVIDIEQWSVTILDCNSVVVPVERMEENLQPLIQLFPYLLPLYGCAPKMEGGIVAPLSVMRVEPPMLAEPTGYIV, from the exons ATGGAAGAGCTAGGGTTGCCAGAGCAGTTGTATCAGACAGGGTACGAGCCAACTGGGCGTAAACGGATTAATAATTACTTCAATTTGAGGTGGATTGAGGTTATCAAAGAATCACTAACCGTTGCGCAGCAGGAGATGTTAGCAGAATCCCAATTCCGCCAAATAATGCAGATGGGGTCCCATACATTTTCAGTTATGTTTGCACACCAGTTGTTGGCGCGCCAGTTGGTTACCCGGAAGAAGTACGAACTATGGTGGCGTTTTGCGGGGAAACCAATAAGGTATGGTATTGGAGACTTTGCTTTAGTAACGGGTCTTAACTGCGGGATCCCTCCATCAACTGGTGATGGTAGTCAGGCTGCA GAGGATAAGATTACTCCGGAGTGGATTGTCCAGCGGTTGGCACAGAAAGACAAATGGAAAGATGAAGAAACGAAACTACGTTTGTCACTTCTGTTGCTAGTGGAAGGGATTTTGTGTCCAACCAGTGGGTGTACGCAGATAAGACCTGAAGTTGTGGAGATGCTTGCGGATTTACAGAAGTTCCTCGACTATCCATGGGGCCGGGAGTCGTTTGTTTTAACGGTCTCAAGTGCGAAGCCAAGATCGGCTTCACAATATGCGCAAGACACATTGGCAATTCAAGGATTTGCACATGCTATTGTCCTTGTTACCATATGTTGTTGTCCCCAGATTATAGTTGATTCAAGGGCAGCTGAAGAATTGTTGGACGACTCCCTACCAGTCGAGGACATAATTGATGGTGTGTGTGCGCGGAGTGTCAGGATAAATGTTGTTACGGTCCAAACTATGGAGACTATTGGCATG GCTAATGTGAGGTCACTCCTATGCGAAGGTTCTGACATTCCCCCATTTCCTGATGAAGTCGACGATTTCGAAGTGGGGAACCTTCTTGCATTGATTCGGGAGGACTTCCCTTTCGAGCTTAATACATGGCGGGGTGGTGTAAAGGCTACAGATGCGCGTCAGGGTAGAGGAGTTGGTGGCCGATCAGGCATCGAGGGCGAGGATGGAGTTGCGGATGACCGGAACGATACAACCCAAAACTTAAACAACCCCCAGAGAGAAGGTCGTGATGTCGATCGTATAGCACGTGCTGCAGCGGATGCGGTTGTGGCACAAGCGATGCCAATGTTTGAGGGTTACGCGGTTAATATCAAAAGTCACGTGCTGCGAGAAATATCGATGTTTAAGGAAACCATCGGCGGGGAAATGAAACTTGTCAACCGTGAGCTAGGTGAATTTCGTAAGCTTCTGATTCCACAATCAGCGGGAAGAACAACAATGTATCAGGAAACTCGTAGAGCATCACCTAGAAGCA GGGACGGCGATGGTGAAACGAGTAACCCGCCTAATGTCAGTGACGAATTGCGGGAGGATGCGACTGCAGGATGTGGAAACCAAGGCATTGTCAATGATGATGGAACACCCACAGAAACAGAAGCTGCCCAACAAG GTAACGGTGGCGACGGCACGTCGGGTAAGGAGAAGGCAACTGATGTACTTTCCGATTGTCTGCATCCGGATGATGCAGTGAACATGGTTTTGGATTCCTTAAGAGTTGAAGGGGACGTTGAACCAGAGGGCATTTCACGTGAAGAG GTCTCCCCAGTTAGAAGTGCGGAAACGGAAGTTGCCCCCTCCGCAGACATTTCAACAGATCCGTTGCCAGAA GAGGTTACCCCTACTAAAGTGGCCCCATCCCCAGACATTCCAACACAAGCGGTGCAGCAA GATGTTACCCCTATTGAACCTGTTACGGACGTATGTGACCAGGAAGCTAATCCCACGGAGGTCGATATTGCTTCTCTTAAT GAACAACATCGTGAGTCGGCTTGTGTGGATGCGACAGGAGAAACACCTCAGACGCCAATGGCCGGTTGTTTGGGATCCTCATCCTCGCAACTTGATCAG AGGAACATTGGTGCAGACGTAGTGGGTGAACAACCTCAGCAACCAGAGGTAACCAACCATGAGAAGCGTGTTAGTAAACGCCCAAGAATTGCTACAGTCAGATATACTCCGGAAGAGGACGCGGCAAAGAAAGTAAAGGggaaccaaaaaaagaagaaaaatgtcGCCCCCCGTGGGAAAGGGCGTAAAACGAAGGAGGAAAACATTGTTGAAACGGGGAATGTTCCAGTTGCAGATAACAACCCACCTCCGTTTCTAACTACCGCAGGCCCTATTGGACCTCTTATTGGTGGCTTTTCCCCTGTTCCCGGACTAAATGGATTCCGACTAGCAGCGTTTACAACCCACATTATTTTGCAAAG GGATTACACATTGGGGAACGGTCTTGTTGTTCCCAATACGGTCTTTCGAGATTTCTTTCAATCTTTGAGTCCGCAGACAGTTCAG GCAGCTGACATGGTAGTTAGTTTTATTCGGAAAAGGGTTCGTGATGCGGGAGTAACCACCTATGATTTTCTGCCAGCCTCTTTCCTGATTTCGCTTCGTCTTGAGTATGGTCAGTTCAGTCTTGTGAACAATATTGCAAAGTTCAGCTTCTCGAGTTGTTTCGGCAAAGACGGCATGCCTGCAATGCGGTGGGAAAGTAGTGTTAACGTTCTATACTGTCCTTTTCAGTTGGACGGCCGCCATTGGGTTGGGGTCGTTATCGATATAGAACAGTGGTCGGTCACCATTTTAGACTGCAATAGTGTGGTTGTCCCAGTTGAGAGAATGGAAGAAAATCTCCAACCCCTTATCCAGCTCTTCCCCTATCTGTTACCGCTATATGGCTGTGCCCCTAAGATGGAAGGGGGAATTGTTGCACCGCTTTCTGTTATGCGCGTAGAACCCCCGATGTTGGCAGAACCCACAG ggtatatagtttga
- the LOC108836304 gene encoding non-functional pseudokinase ZRK2-like encodes MESMVKKLKQSLGLGSSVESKEKDIQEEKWFTENGSTFLEKLIADCNGISIPIRSFSSSQIIEATNSFDSSSLVWGEWDYKLYKGNVEDKSYLIKRYSEHIVTGGGVGEAYNDIVLSARMSNHSNFLKLFGCCFEFSFPVFVFEYAEHGVLNEKGRVMVNGEEAILPWSLRLKIVKEIANAVTYLHMAFPKIIIHRHIKPTNIFLDKNWTAKLSDFSLSITLPEGKLGTEVERVLGTYWYSDPLYFSTGFVTEYTDVYSFGICLLVSLTGRPAYDYARSDGYYKYIAGYVKGLYEKGKIDELIDPVIMKDITSGQRMQVEGCVVLALSCCEDIDEDRPKMIQVAKELKRIETSLKDPPRDPLYSWTTQ; translated from the coding sequence ATGGAATCGATGGTGAAGAAGTTGAAGCAGAGTCTAGGATTGGGATCATCTGTGGAAAGCAAGGAAAAAGACATACAGGAAGAAAAGTGGTTCACGGAGAATGGAAGCACCTTCTTAGAAAAACTTATCGCTGATTGTAATGGTATATCCATTCCTATACGCAGCTTTTCTTCTTCCCAGATCATTGAAGCCACTAATAGCTTTGATTCTAGTTCTCTTGTCTGGGGGGAGTGGGACTATAAACTGTATAAAGGTAACGTCGAAGACAAGTCTTATTTGATCAAGAGATACTCCGAGCATATAGTTACAGGAGGCGGAGTTGGAGAGGCATACAATGACATTGTCTTGTCTGCTAGGATGAGCAACCACAGCAACTTTCTGAAACTATTTGGATGCTGTTTCGAGTTTAGTTTTCCGGTCTTTGTGTTTGAATATGCAGAACATGGAGTTCTTAATGAGAAAGGACGTGTTATGGTAAACGGGGAGGAAGCTATATTGCCATGGAGTCTAAGGTTGAAGATTGTAAAGGAAATTGCAAATGCTGTGACTTATCTTCACATGGCGTTCCCTAAGATCATCATACATAGACATATCAAGCCAACCAATATTTTCTTGGACAAGAACTGGACCGCAAAGTTGTCTGATTTCTCGCTCTCCATAACACTCCCCGAGGGAAAATTAGGAACAGAAGTTGAAAGGGTTCTGGGAACATATTGGTACAGCGATCCATTGTATTTTAGCACGGGTTTCGTGACGGAATATACTGATGTGTACAGCTTTGGAATCTGTTTGTTGGTTTCTCTCACGGGCAGGCCAGCTTACGACTATGCTAGATCTGATGGGTACTACAAGTATATTGCTGGCTATGTGAAAGGCTTATATGAGAAGGGAAAGATCGATGAACTGATTGATCCAGTAATAATGAAAGACATCACAAGTGGTCAGAGAATGCAGGTGGAAGGTTGTGTGGTGCTCGCTTTGAGTTGCTGCGAGGATATAGATGAAGATAGACCAAAGATGATCCAAGTAGCAAAAGAACTCAAGCGGATTGAGACATCACTGAAAGATCCTCCTAGAGATCCTCTCTATTCTTGGACTACACAGTAG
- the LOC108851233 gene encoding serine/threonine-protein kinase ZRK1-like — MSLIMMLGGNFSSLIASRLMSLDMSMERQHPPETTTLHGGNVMVLLSYGSTALLRNHYSNHLSRPVEQPEIYGYASRTSSVTTRNPAFTAFPRITIHRDIKATHVFLGKNGTAKLTEFSIAVTLPEGKSWIEEMVVGTYGCADTIYKSTGILTEYSDVYSFGILMLVLLMGRPPVLYGPDRRLDHGSDILDYVKDLQERGEPVEFGGDSNDMRPGQMNMFLDLALRCFEDWNEDRPKMILVAKQIKLIEQASPGSEMPENGSENAQI, encoded by the coding sequence ATGTCTTTAATTATGATGCTTGGAGGGAACTTTTCCTCACTCATTGCCTCGCGTTTGATGTCCTTGGACATGTCGATGGAACGTCAACACCCACCGGAGACGACGACGCTACATGGAGGAAACGTGATGGTCTTGTTAAGTTATGGATCTACGGCACTCTTGCGCAACCATTATTCAAATCATCTTTCAAGACCGGTGGAACAGCCAGAGATATATGGTTACGCATCGAGAACCAGTTCCGTAACAACAAGGAATCCCGCTTTCACTGCTTTCCCTAGAATCACTATTCACAGAGATATCAAGGCTACGCATGTTTTCTTGGGTAAAAACGGGACTGCTAAGCTCACTGAGTTCTCGATTGCTGTAACACTCCCTGAGGGTAAATCATGGATTGAAGAGATGGTGGTGGGAACTTATGGATGCGCAGATACTATTTATAAGTCGACGGGCATACTGACAGAATATTCAGATGTGTATAGTTTTGGAATCCTTATGTTGGTTCTTCTGATGGGAAGACCACCAGTTTTGTATGGACCAGATAGGCGGTTGGATCATGGTTCTGATATTCTTGATTATGTGAAGGATCTGCAGGAGAGAGGAGAACCTGTTGAGTTCGGAGGCGATTCCAATGACATGAGGCCTGGTCAGATGAACATGTTTCTCGACCTGGCGCTGAGATGCTTCGAGGATTGGAATGAAGACAGGCCGAAGATGATCTTGGTTGCAAAACAGATTAAGCTTATAGAACAAGCATCACCCGGTTCAGAGATGCCTGAAAATGGGTCTGAAAATGCTCAGATTTAA
- the LOC108833702 gene encoding uncharacterized protein LOC108833702, with product MMKGRTSNTVPSNRSTKNGRRDQKPQKKSGAKISSEQERLKPLEAKEESKVFEAESVTTAQASEVAEKQESVNGLVKDVDDDDDKRADHLVEEVQEDASDNDIGSGSEKEASEDEEALKQKVESLETRIEKLEEELREVASLEISLYSVVPDHSSSAHKLHTPARRVSRLYIHACKHWSQEKRATVARNTVSGLIFAAKSCGNDVSRLTFWLSNVVTLREITSHAFGSEHTGSEKLKRTNGFKLDWHEPETFTAALEKVESWIFSRIVESVWWQVFTPHMQPKMNEKLMGDQEKGSFSISLWQNAFNVALSRLCPMRGEGHECGCLPILSKMVMEKCIARVDVAMFNAILRESEHQIPTDPVSDPILDSKVLPITAGDLSFGSGAQLKNAIGNWCRCLAEDSVEEDEKYFSLLNQLSDLLMLPKDMLMDLSVREEVCPSISLPLIKRILCNFTPDEFCPDHVPGAVLEELNTESISDQKLSGVTFPYAASPLTYIPPSSTNVAEKIKEVGGDISRMSRNASVIQRKGYTSDEELDELDSPLTFVIDKVYVSLSSGHNGKVKQKDGEEVGEVVANVRYELLREVWSM from the exons ATGATGAAGGGAAGAACATCTAACACTGTGCCGTCGAATCGGTCTACAAAGAATGGGAGAAGAGATCAAAAGCCACAGAAGAAGAGTGGTGCTAAAATATCTTCAGAGCAAGAAAGACTCAAGCCTTTGGAAGCCAAGGAAGAATCAAAGGTCTTTGAAGCAGAAAGTGTTACAACTGCACAAGCTAGTGAAGTCGCTGAGAAACAAGAGAGTGTGAACGGCTTGGTGaaagatgttgatgatgatgacgataaGAGAGCGGATCATTTGGTAGAAGAAGTTCAAGAAGATGCTTCAGACAATGACATTGGTAGTGGAAGTGAGAAAGAGGCAAGTGAGGACGAAGAAGCATTGAAACAAAAGGTTGAGAGTTTGGAGACAAGAATTGAGAAACTTGAAGAAGAGCTAAGAGAAGTTGCATCCCTCGAGATTTCTCTATATTCGGTTGTACCAGACCACTCTAGCTCGGCTCACAAGCTTCACACTCCTGCTAGAAGAGTTTCAAGACTCTACATCCATGCTTGTAAACATTGGAGTCAAGAAAAGCGAGCAACCGTCGCTAGAAACACAGTCTCTGGTCTCATTTTCGCTGCTAAATCTTGCGGAAATGATGTTTCAAG ATTGACGTTCTGGTTATCAAACGTAGTTACTCTGAGAGAGATCACTTCACATGCGTTTGGGAGTGAGCATACTGGTTCAGAGAAGCTGAAAAGGACTAATGGTTTCAAGCTAGACTGGCATGAACCAGAAACTTTCACTGCAGCGTTAGAGAAAGTTGAGTCCTGGATTTTCTCTAGAATAGTTGAATCTGTTTGGTGGCAG GTCTTCACTCCTCATATGCAACCTAAAATGAATGAGAAACTAATGGGAGATCAAGAGAAAGGAAGCTTTTCAATTAGCTTATGGCAAAATGCTTTCAATGTTGCACTATCACGGCTCTGTCCTATGCGAGGAGAAGGACATGAGTGTGGCTGCTTACCTATCTTGTCTAAAATG gTAATGGAGAAGTGTATAGCTAGAGTTGATGTAGCCATGTTCAACGCTATACTACGCGAATCAGAACACCAGATTCCCACAGATCCTGTCTCTGATCCTATTCTGGATTCCAAAGTTCTCCCTATAACTGCTGGAGACTTAAGCTTTGGATCCGGGGCACAGCTTAAAAACGCG ATTGGAAACTGGTGTAGATGCCTCGCTGAAGACTCTGTAGAAGAAGATGAGAAGTACTTCAGCTTGTTAAACCAACTTAGCGATCTACTTATGCTCCCTAAAGACATGCTTATGGACTTATCCGTTAGAGAAGAG GTATGTCCATCTATCAGTCTTCCACTGATCAAAAGAATACTCTGCAACTTTACACCTGATGAGTTTTGTCCTGACCATGTCCCTGGAGCTGTCTTAGAAGAACTTAACACCGAg AGTATTTCGGATCAGAAGTTATCAGGAGTTACCTTCCCTTATGCAGCTTCACCTCTTACATACATTCCTCCATCATCAACCAATGTAGCAGAGAAAATTAAAGAGGTAGGAGGAGACATCTCTAGAATGTCGAGGAACGCGTCTGTGATACAAAGAAAAGGATACACTAGCGATGAGGAGCTTGATGAACTGGATTCTCCTCTGACGTTTGTTATTGACAAAGTGTATGTATCACTAAGTTCAGGACACAATGGGAAGGTGAAGCAGAAAGATGGGGAGGAAGTAGGTGAAGTGGTAGCGAATGTAAGATATGAGCTTCTTAGGGAAGTGTGGTCTATGTGA
- the LOC130511921 gene encoding uncharacterized protein LOC130511921: MGEELADTMNLDLNLGPGPPDSSDLHGVLNETVDLADWTINEPPSERSSDAVTRIRTRHRTRFRQLNLPIIPVLSETMTIDLTQLMGSSANGGVALQTGEGSERGGNENLKMCEKNGEGAIGDNSVSEKKPDAEKSTGGGDGNFFDCNICLDLSKEPVLTCCGHLYCWPCLFQWLNISEAKECPVCKGEVTSKTVTPIYGRGNHKRELVVECLDTKIPMRPHARRVESLRSAIQRSPFTIPMEEMIRRIQSRFDRDSTLVPDFSNREALERVNDRANSILNRLMTSRGVRSEQNQASVAAAAEDIDLNPNVEGETTSTRFHPLLIRRQLQSQRVARISNVTSALSSAERLVDAYFRTHPLGRNHNNQELQHHHAPVVVDDRDSFSSIQAVINSESQVDTAVEIDSMVTLSTSSSRRRNENGSRVSDVDSADSRPPRRRRFT, translated from the coding sequence ATGGGTGAAGAGTTAGCCGACACAATGAACCTGGATTTGAATCTAGGCCCTGGTCCTCCTGACTCGTCAGATCTCCATGGGGTGCTAAATGAAACTGTGGATTTGGCTGATTGGACTATTAATGAGCCACCATCTGAGAGATCTTCAGACGCTGTTACGAGGATCAGAACCCGGCATAGGACGCGGTTCAGACAGCTTAATCTCCCCATCATCCCGGTTCTGTCCGAAACCATGACTATAGATTTGACCCAGTTGATGGGAAGTTCCGCAAACGGAGGAGTTGCTCTGCAGACTGGCGAGGGTAGTGAAAGAGGAGGCAACGAGAATCTGAAAATGTGCGAGAAGAACGGCGAGGGAGCCATTGGAGACAACAGTGTATCAGAGAAGAAACCGGATGCTGAGAAAAGCACAGGCGGCGGTGATGGTAACTTTTTCGATTGTAATATATGTTTGGACTTGTCAAAGGAGCCGGTTCTCACCTGCTGTGGCCATCTTTACTGTTGGCCTTGTCTGTTCCAATGGCTAAACATCTCTGAAGCAAAGGAGTGCCCTGTCTGCAAAGGAGAAGTGACCTCCAAAACCGTGACGCCGATATACGGGCGTGGGAACCATAAAAGAGAACTTGTTGTAGAGTGTTTAGATACCAAGATCCCCATGAGACCTCACGCGAGACGCGTTGAGAGCTTGAGGAGTGCAATTCAAAGGTCGCCTTTTACGATACCGATGGAAGAGATGATCAGACGTATACAGAGCAGGTTCGACAGGGACTCGACCCTTGTCCCTGATTTTAGCAACCGGGAGGCGTTGGAAAGAGTTAACGATCGAGCCAATTCGATTCTTAACAGGTTGATGACTTCTAGGGGAGTTAGATCAGAGCAGAACCAGGCTAGTgttgcagcagcagcagaggATATTGATCTGAACCCCAACGTTGAAGGAGAGACCACCAGCACGAGGTTTCATCCTCTGTTGATCAGGAGACAGTTACAGTCGCAAAGAGTAGCAAGAATCTCGAACGTCACCTCTGCGTTGAGCTCTGCTGAGAGGCTTGTTGACGCGTATTTTAGAACTCATCCATTGGGAAGGAACCACAACAACCAAGAGCTGCAGCACCATCATGCTCCTGTTGTGGTTGATGATAGAGACTCTTTCTCAAGCATTCAAGCTGTTATAAACTCTGAGAGTCAGGTGGATACCGCGGTTGAGATTGATTCAATGGTCACTCTTTCGACATCTTCTTCGAGGAGAAGGAATGAGAATGGGTCGAGGGTTTCTGATGTAGACAGTGCTGATTCTCGTCCGCCTAGGAGAAGGAGATTTACTTGa